AGCTCTTGGGCGAAGCATTTATAACCATTTTTGAAAGGATTTTTGATGTCAGAAAAAGAAAGACTGAATGAAGTGATCTTAGAAGAAGAAAATAATGGGGGCGGCACTAAAAAGGTGTTTTTGATCGTGGCTATAGCCATTATCATTTTAGCGGTGCTTTTAATGGTGTTTTGGAAAAGCACGAGAGTCGCTCCTAAAGAGACTTTTTTACAAGCCGATAGTGGGATGCAAAAAATAGGCAACACTAAAGATGAGAAAAAAGACGATGAGTTTGAAAACTTGAATTTGGATCCTTCCAAGCAAGAAGACAAGTTAGACAAAGTGGCGGATAATGTTAAAAAACAAGAAAATGATGCGTTTAACATGCCCACTCAAACCAATCAAGCTCAAACGGAGATGAAAACAACAGAAGAAAAACAAGAAGCTCAAAAAGAATTAAAAGCTGTTGAGCACACTCCTATAATCGCTCAAAAAGAATCTCAAGCTGTGGCTAAAAAAGAAACCCCCCATAAAAAGCCCAAAGTAACCCCTAAAGATAAGCAAGCTCATAAAGATAAAGCTAAGCATGCGGTTAAAGAACCAAAAGTCAAAAAAGAAGCTCATAAAGAAGTTCCTAAAAAAGCCAATTCTAAAACCAACCTTACTAAAGGGC
This is a stretch of genomic DNA from Helicobacter pylori. It encodes these proteins:
- a CDS encoding SPOR domain-containing protein; amino-acid sequence: MSEKERLNEVILEEENNGGGTKKVFLIVAIAIIILAVLLMVFWKSTRVAPKETFLQADSGMQKIGNTKDEKKDDEFENLNLDPSKQEDKLDKVADNVKKQENDAFNMPTQTNQAQTEMKTTEEKQEAQKELKAVEHTPIIAQKESQAVAKKETPHKKPKVTPKDKQAHKDKAKHAVKEPKVKKEAHKEVPKKANSKTNLTKGHYLQVGVFAHTPNKAFLQAFNQFPHKIEDRGATKRYLIGPYKSKQEALMHADEVSKKMTKPVVIEVR